In Candidatus Cohnella colombiensis, one DNA window encodes the following:
- a CDS encoding ABC transporter permease — MLQSDFWTNYWEFIQLRYPDILIATREHLTITALAILLGSLVAVPIGMFLANNKIKWLHTLTFTIANIFQTIPSLALLAILMSLLGIGMKSAVFALFLYSLLPILRNTYAGFTSVDHSLVESARGMGYSALQRLLLIQFPLAFPYIMSGLRMTTVYIISWTTLAALIGAGGLGELIVSGIGVNKKELIISGAVSAILLALVADFILASIERWVSRKTKSTAVSSTV, encoded by the coding sequence ATGTTGCAATCTGATTTTTGGACAAACTATTGGGAATTTATACAGCTAAGATACCCCGATATATTAATAGCTACACGCGAGCATTTGACTATTACTGCATTAGCTATCCTTCTAGGGTCATTGGTTGCAGTACCGATCGGTATGTTTCTCGCTAATAATAAGATCAAATGGCTTCATACACTTACATTCACAATTGCGAATATTTTTCAGACAATACCTAGTCTAGCACTGTTAGCTATTCTCATGTCACTACTAGGGATCGGAATGAAATCAGCTGTATTCGCTTTGTTCCTATACTCTCTATTACCTATTCTTCGAAATACCTATGCAGGTTTTACATCCGTCGATCATTCCCTTGTGGAGTCCGCCCGGGGTATGGGCTATAGTGCCCTGCAACGGTTATTGCTCATTCAGTTCCCCCTAGCCTTCCCCTACATCATGTCAGGTTTGCGGATGACCACAGTCTATATTATTAGCTGGACCACGTTAGCGGCATTAATCGGAGCGGGGGGATTAGGAGAGCTCATCGTCTCGGGTATCGGTGTTAATAAGAAGGAGCTTATTATTTCGGGGGCTGTTTCCGCGATCCTACTGGCGTTGGTAGCCGATTTCATTCTAGCAAGTATTGAACGATGGGTATCCCGAAAAACCAAATCAACTGCTGTCTCATCCACGGTGTAA
- a CDS encoding betaine/proline/choline family ABC transporter ATP-binding protein — protein sequence MIQFKGVNKVYEDGHKVLKNINLEIKEGEITVLIGPSGCGKTTTMKLINRLINPSSGEISIHQDDISTLNPIKLRRKIGYVIQNIGLFPHMTIAQNVGVVPRLLKWDKKNIEDRVDELLKLVNLNPEMYRNRYPTELSGGQQQRIGVIRALAANPAVILMDEPFSALDPISREQLQDELIRLQQEIKKTIVFVTHDMDEAIKIADTIILMKDGEVVQSGQPDHILRHPANDFVKSFIGSKRLQSQNILEAPTVDEVMVDNPATAYPSRGLAAAMKLMEKRRVDTLLIVDKANKLQGAVSIYNILDQYGEEAKTVADVMKPVKHAVLSGSPLPIALQIMTKHQLSNLAVVNDDNQLIGLITRGSVVSHMADVYSDENIGGDSHVAI from the coding sequence ATGATTCAATTTAAAGGAGTTAACAAGGTTTATGAGGATGGTCACAAGGTATTAAAGAATATAAACCTTGAAATTAAGGAAGGAGAGATTACGGTACTGATTGGCCCAAGCGGCTGCGGGAAAACAACTACGATGAAATTAATAAATCGATTAATCAACCCCTCCTCAGGTGAAATCAGCATTCATCAAGACGATATTTCCACTTTGAATCCGATTAAGCTCAGAAGGAAGATCGGTTATGTCATTCAAAATATCGGTTTATTTCCACATATGACGATTGCTCAGAACGTAGGTGTTGTACCACGTCTCCTGAAATGGGACAAAAAAAACATCGAGGATCGGGTTGATGAGCTCTTAAAGCTTGTTAATTTGAATCCAGAAATGTACCGAAACCGTTATCCAACTGAATTAAGCGGAGGTCAGCAGCAACGCATTGGTGTAATTCGGGCTTTAGCCGCAAACCCGGCTGTGATCCTAATGGATGAGCCATTTAGCGCACTCGATCCAATCAGTCGTGAACAACTGCAGGATGAACTGATTCGTCTGCAGCAGGAAATCAAGAAAACAATCGTTTTCGTCACTCATGATATGGACGAGGCGATCAAGATCGCGGATACGATTATATTGATGAAGGACGGAGAGGTTGTTCAAAGCGGGCAGCCCGATCATATTTTACGTCACCCTGCCAATGATTTTGTCAAAAGCTTTATCGGCTCCAAGCGGTTGCAATCGCAGAACATCCTGGAAGCTCCGACGGTTGATGAGGTTATGGTAGATAATCCAGCTACCGCTTATCCTTCTCGCGGCTTGGCTGCTGCTATGAAGCTAATGGAGAAGAGACGCGTGGATACCTTATTAATTGTAGATAAAGCAAACAAGCTACAAGGAGCTGTGTCCATCTACAACATTCTTGATCAATACGGGGAAGAAGCTAAAACAGTAGCCGATGTTATGAAACCGGTGAAACATGCTGTATTATCAGGAAGCCCTCTCCCGATTGCTTTACAAATAATGACTAAACATCAATTATCTAATTTGGCCGTTGTGAACGATGATAATCAACTCATTGGCCTTATCACGAGAGGGTCCGTTGTTAGCCATATGGCGGATGTGTATTCTGATGAGAACATTGGGGGCGATTCCCATGTTGCAATCTGA
- a CDS encoding TrkA C-terminal domain-containing protein, giving the protein MQEVTGYKSIALDIAERIVSGELPVQSKISGRSLLASQYHVSPETIRKAIGLLKDENIVSVSQGKEIVIVSDQNAYDYITKNNYLKSVYSLKQELQQLLVLKKGIDSKFEVLLTEIIDASDRLKNLKPYHPVEIKVTDHSHVVGKTIANLQFWQNTGATIVALRRGTQVSISPGPHVILRENDVLVVVGDGQVQERTEQFLNMILPEE; this is encoded by the coding sequence ATGCAAGAGGTCACTGGATATAAGTCAATCGCGCTCGATATTGCCGAAAGAATTGTAAGTGGGGAGCTTCCTGTCCAGAGTAAAATTTCTGGTCGCTCCTTATTGGCAAGTCAATATCATGTCTCCCCTGAAACGATTCGCAAAGCCATCGGTCTACTTAAGGATGAGAACATCGTTTCCGTTTCACAGGGAAAAGAGATTGTAATCGTCTCAGATCAGAATGCTTATGACTATATAACCAAAAACAATTACCTCAAATCGGTATACTCGCTAAAACAGGAATTGCAACAGCTATTGGTTCTAAAGAAAGGGATCGATAGCAAGTTTGAGGTGCTACTTACTGAAATAATAGATGCGTCAGATCGCTTAAAAAATTTGAAGCCCTACCATCCTGTGGAGATCAAGGTGACAGATCACTCTCATGTTGTAGGTAAGACCATAGCAAACCTCCAATTCTGGCAAAATACAGGGGCAACCATCGTGGCACTTCGCAGGGGCACACAGGTGTCCATCTCCCCTGGCCCCCATGTTATTCTTAGAGAAAACGATGTTCTTGTTGTCGTGGGAGATGGGCAGGTCCAAGAAAGAACCGAGCAATTTCTCAACATGATCCTGCCAGAAGAATAA
- a CDS encoding mechanosensitive ion channel: MEFIRSQLDEYGMNPQSAVYAANIIMVLFIAGICILTNYIAKKIVLKIIIHIITNNRYTWDNIIVEKKVFHKLSHIIPAIILYYFGSIFPDYQYWIEKGALTYMIIVTIAVLNALLNAVDDIYRSFAVSKVKPIKGYIQVVKIILFIVGGIVVISNLSGQNPLILLSGLGALSAVLMLIFKDSILGLVAGVQLSSNDMVRVGDWIEMPKYNANGDVIDITLNTVKVMNFDKTVTSIPSYALISDSFINWRSMQASGGRRIKRCINIDTNSIRFCTKEMIEEFQKIHYLTEYITTRVSEIEEYNTRNRIDQSNNVNGRQLTNIGVFREYIQQYLNNHPKIHKQMTLIVRQLASGDNGLPLEIYAFANDTNWAVYESIQSDIFDHIFAVAPAFGLRAFQNPTGHDVARFVGREQVV, encoded by the coding sequence ATGGAATTCATAAGAAGTCAACTAGATGAATACGGAATGAATCCACAATCAGCCGTTTATGCTGCCAATATTATTATGGTCCTTTTTATAGCTGGGATCTGCATATTGACGAATTATATTGCCAAAAAGATCGTTCTGAAGATCATTATCCATATCATTACAAACAATCGGTACACGTGGGATAATATTATTGTGGAGAAAAAAGTTTTCCACAAGCTGTCTCATATCATCCCCGCCATCATTCTCTATTATTTCGGCTCTATATTTCCAGACTATCAATATTGGATTGAAAAGGGCGCATTAACTTATATGATTATAGTGACCATAGCGGTCCTTAATGCATTGCTTAATGCCGTTGATGATATCTATCGGTCGTTCGCAGTGTCCAAGGTTAAACCAATCAAAGGATATATTCAGGTTGTGAAGATCATCCTGTTTATCGTGGGTGGCATTGTAGTAATCTCGAACCTCAGCGGTCAAAATCCATTAATTCTTCTTAGTGGTCTAGGTGCATTGTCAGCTGTGCTGATGTTGATCTTTAAGGATTCGATATTAGGCTTAGTCGCAGGCGTTCAATTGTCATCCAACGATATGGTGCGTGTTGGTGACTGGATTGAGATGCCTAAATACAATGCCAACGGCGACGTGATTGACATCACATTGAATACGGTCAAGGTAATGAATTTCGACAAAACGGTCACTTCGATCCCTAGCTACGCTCTAATTTCAGACTCTTTTATCAATTGGAGAAGCATGCAAGCTTCAGGTGGTAGAAGGATTAAGCGTTGCATCAACATAGATACAAACAGCATACGTTTTTGCACGAAGGAAATGATTGAGGAATTTCAGAAGATTCATTATCTTACGGAATATATCACGACAAGAGTAAGCGAAATCGAAGAGTATAATACGAGGAACCGAATTGACCAATCTAATAATGTGAACGGCAGACAGCTTACGAACATTGGTGTATTCAGAGAATATATCCAACAATATCTCAACAATCATCCGAAAATCCATAAGCAAATGACGCTCATTGTACGGCAGTTAGCATCAGGAGATAACGGGCTGCCGTTAGAAATTTACGCTTTCGCCAACGATACCAATTGGGCCGTATACGAATCGATTCAGTCAGACATCTTTGATCACATCTTTGCCGTAGCACCGGCATTCGGGCTTCGGGCTTTCCAAAATCCAACTGGGCATGATGTTGCAAGATTTGTGGGGCGTGAGCAAGTGGTGTGA
- a CDS encoding SEC-C metal-binding domain-containing protein translates to MIDITNLYQERHRQLAIQRSVKSKLEDILPLLSKGRLTEIASSIELSGRSKMNKAELVAELPRNILREYQLDFTLLLSTEEEFRFFQEVLSQPYVQNNDISPGTYVHFLNYGILYTFFNKDKLYFVIPEEVKAALNKLDWDAVHWTRSWEQLVLQYVSAAVNLYGVCTPELVLDIYNGQNEQHLSMLDLEEVTDYHLNRMQDYIRVDDFFVSQYFEDDNQDEFRELLRSIQNKPRYIPNKEQFLKYSDDLYFEMTPQLLQLRLFILNQLCKDAELVDHIIDDIQLACSMEEPLQAIVNELERRNIVFDNMDQVKRFTDLVTEVYNHTRLWSNCGYMPAEMRALTGGSANRMVPGQRNTAVKVGRNDPCTCGSGKKYKKCCGAV, encoded by the coding sequence ATGATCGATATCACAAACCTTTATCAAGAGAGGCATAGACAGCTCGCCATTCAGAGATCAGTTAAGTCGAAGCTTGAGGATATCCTCCCCCTGCTCAGCAAGGGCCGCTTAACCGAAATAGCTTCATCGATCGAACTGTCTGGGCGATCAAAGATGAACAAGGCAGAGCTTGTAGCGGAGTTGCCTCGAAATATTTTGCGGGAATATCAATTGGATTTCACTTTACTTCTGTCTACTGAAGAGGAGTTTCGGTTTTTTCAAGAAGTGCTTAGCCAGCCCTATGTACAGAATAACGATATTTCACCAGGCACCTATGTACATTTTTTGAATTATGGGATTCTATATACATTCTTCAATAAGGACAAGCTCTATTTTGTAATCCCTGAAGAAGTGAAAGCAGCACTCAACAAGCTAGATTGGGATGCAGTGCATTGGACGCGGTCATGGGAGCAATTGGTGCTTCAATATGTATCGGCAGCAGTAAATCTCTATGGGGTTTGTACACCAGAATTAGTTCTCGACATCTATAACGGTCAGAATGAACAGCATCTTAGCATGCTGGACCTAGAGGAGGTCACTGATTATCATCTGAATCGTATGCAGGATTATATAAGGGTCGATGACTTTTTTGTGAGCCAATACTTTGAAGATGATAATCAGGATGAGTTTCGTGAACTACTGAGAAGTATTCAGAACAAGCCTCGATATATTCCCAATAAAGAGCAGTTTCTAAAGTACTCCGACGATCTCTATTTCGAGATGACACCACAATTGCTGCAGCTTAGACTGTTTATTCTGAATCAATTGTGCAAGGATGCTGAGCTTGTTGATCATATTATTGATGATATTCAGCTTGCTTGCTCCATGGAAGAGCCATTGCAGGCCATTGTGAATGAACTGGAACGAAGGAATATCGTGTTCGACAACATGGATCAAGTCAAAAGGTTCACCGATCTCGTTACGGAGGTGTATAACCATACCCGGCTTTGGTCCAATTGTGGGTATATGCCTGCTGAGATGAGAGCTCTGACAGGTGGTTCTGCTAACCGAATGGTTCCAGGTCAACGCAATACTGCGGTTAAGGTTGGGAGAAATGATCCTTGCACCTGCGGAAGCGGGAAGAAGTATAAGAAGTGTTGCGGAGCTGTGTGA
- a CDS encoding CehA/McbA family metallohydrolase — MMKATRTNMMEVAKPRRTYFTRKMKRSLLLCTAALGISIGSIPFSAPYAQAAESSVLLPDYNIYYGIPHAHTGYSDGSKDTTPQDAFAYAKSKGLDYLFITDHSNMFDGVTDDKKEYVSERNEFVGIPDSEWSNTKEMAEAASSDSFTAFRGFEMTYQTTGGNYGHINVFNTDTYVEAAKQMPELSDFYSWLAKQNGALAMFNHPNRPITAFESLQYNAEADGVFQLLEVSNGSLGSNFVDTESYYYKALDYGWHLAPASSQDNHAVNWGDTDNLTAIVARSNDAASLLEAIQERRVYSTETRNLKLDVLANGLPMGSQLDASSGDEIQFSIHAEDLDDPIKEVQIITNNGVVLTRNTLPEASTSVNWNPTVTAATGQNWYVVKVIHANDRMGLASAVYTQPAEYDVKLINFTVDPAMSTANYDTTISVEVANAGSHDLTEPATVSLYVGAPEDNQLIGAATINQLVSGHKQSVSVKWTPIIAGVHTITAVLTPIAGVTTKTTLQKDVEVRDTNGKTVMIDNSHRNIGVSNGTMAELTELLRFMGYIVEINEQPITDSLLDSVNVFIYNTPSSVTYQLTADEQQSLANWVREGGSLMVSTQSTDQSKYNTTFSNGLLADIGTDIRFNYDSIREALVENQDNKNVQSFYARAFPKTADGINDDMAAIRVYRGASLVNADNQALVNDDSKQLDILLTANASSYNANVLGDGYVYSTEEDLNGELIPIVARQTIDQGKLVVSGRYAYSNYEIANDASNAAFYLNIIDYLADYSRVTPISSLKASLANRTISEGDLVSVEGILLRDTEETSHDNEWHDVYLSDGTGTVSIQGNELASKEYTAGTKLSVHGKVSLVDNELVVTYDSFDYDVLYIGDGSKYLDEYLNPSNPNPSNPNPPYPSGSGNSTSTPESSDHVVELIVNGVKLGQLATASEGNIGDQAATIISVDNDKVIDMLKEEEISVLTISVNETSDVVVGEFNGKLINELMNKDVIIELKTDLATYRIPASQIKLDSLALLGSNVNLEDITIHIQIGASTDSINRIVTEAAVSNGYSVVGLPVDFEITIEYGNQRVNMNQFDSYVARSIAIPNGVDASQITTAVVLHADGSLSHIPTRIVTIDGTHFAVINSLTNSTYALVSNSKTFSDVENHWSAKDVSDMASRLIIQGVNDHEFQPNKAITRAEFVSIIVRALGMKSKANVEAPKDVRASDWFADTVTTAISYDLVNGYGDGTFHPNQKITRNEAAVIVARALTIVNLDTQLSANEVTQYLSSYKDASTVATWADKEVAAAIKYNILQGNNGKLLAGDDVSRAETAAMVRRLLQKAEFINS; from the coding sequence ATGATGAAAGCAACAAGAACTAACATGATGGAAGTAGCAAAACCTAGGAGGACGTACTTCACACGCAAAATGAAACGTTCATTGCTCCTATGCACCGCCGCTCTCGGCATTAGTATAGGCTCCATCCCTTTTTCAGCACCCTATGCGCAAGCAGCAGAATCTAGCGTTCTGCTTCCTGATTACAACATTTATTATGGGATTCCCCATGCTCACACGGGATATTCTGATGGCTCCAAAGACACAACGCCTCAAGATGCGTTTGCTTATGCAAAATCAAAAGGCTTAGATTATCTGTTTATTACCGACCACTCCAATATGTTCGATGGAGTAACTGATGATAAAAAGGAATATGTTTCTGAACGTAATGAATTCGTCGGAATCCCGGATTCAGAATGGAGCAATACAAAAGAAATGGCAGAAGCCGCCTCGTCCGATAGCTTTACCGCGTTCCGTGGCTTTGAAATGACATACCAAACGACTGGCGGAAACTACGGACATATCAATGTGTTCAATACAGACACCTACGTTGAAGCTGCTAAACAAATGCCTGAGCTTTCTGATTTTTATAGCTGGTTAGCCAAGCAAAATGGTGCTCTAGCCATGTTCAATCATCCGAATCGCCCGATCACCGCTTTTGAATCACTACAATACAATGCGGAAGCGGATGGTGTATTTCAACTGTTGGAAGTATCCAACGGCTCACTAGGTAGTAATTTTGTCGATACCGAGTCGTATTATTATAAAGCGCTGGACTACGGTTGGCACCTCGCTCCTGCATCCTCACAGGACAATCACGCTGTGAATTGGGGAGACACCGACAACCTGACTGCCATTGTTGCACGCAGCAATGATGCTGCCAGCCTACTGGAAGCGATTCAGGAGCGCCGAGTATATTCGACCGAAACGCGTAATCTGAAGCTTGATGTACTCGCTAATGGATTACCGATGGGCAGTCAACTTGACGCCTCTTCTGGAGATGAGATTCAATTTTCCATTCACGCTGAGGATCTAGACGATCCAATTAAAGAAGTACAGATTATTACGAACAATGGAGTCGTATTGACACGCAATACGTTACCTGAGGCAAGTACAAGCGTTAACTGGAACCCAACTGTAACAGCAGCTACAGGACAGAACTGGTACGTTGTGAAGGTCATTCACGCTAACGATCGCATGGGCTTGGCATCTGCCGTTTACACCCAACCTGCCGAATATGATGTCAAACTCATAAACTTTACTGTTGATCCTGCAATGAGTACTGCTAATTACGATACAACAATTTCTGTAGAGGTTGCAAATGCAGGTAGTCATGATTTAACAGAGCCTGCTACGGTTTCCTTATATGTGGGAGCACCAGAAGACAATCAATTAATTGGAGCTGCTACCATTAATCAATTAGTATCTGGACACAAGCAAAGTGTAAGCGTCAAATGGACACCAATTATAGCAGGTGTACATACGATTACCGCAGTGCTCACACCTATCGCCGGAGTAACGACAAAAACGACGTTGCAAAAGGATGTAGAGGTGCGCGATACGAATGGAAAAACGGTTATGATCGATAACAGCCACCGTAACATTGGAGTATCCAACGGTACGATGGCGGAGCTGACCGAGCTTCTACGCTTTATGGGGTATATCGTTGAAATTAACGAGCAGCCAATTACGGATTCACTTTTGGATAGTGTAAATGTATTTATTTATAATACACCTTCAAGCGTAACCTACCAGTTAACGGCGGATGAACAGCAGTCGCTTGCTAATTGGGTACGAGAAGGCGGAAGCTTGATGGTTTCAACGCAATCCACCGATCAATCCAAATATAATACGACATTTTCCAATGGTTTGTTGGCTGATATTGGTACGGATATTAGATTTAACTATGACTCGATTCGTGAAGCTTTAGTGGAAAATCAAGATAATAAAAATGTTCAATCATTCTATGCTCGTGCTTTCCCTAAAACTGCAGATGGTATTAATGACGATATGGCAGCTATCCGTGTTTATCGTGGTGCTTCCTTGGTTAATGCTGATAATCAAGCATTAGTGAACGATGATTCGAAGCAGTTGGATATTTTACTTACTGCAAATGCGAGTTCATATAATGCTAATGTACTGGGAGACGGTTACGTATACAGTACGGAGGAAGATCTGAATGGTGAGCTAATTCCAATCGTTGCACGACAAACGATTGATCAAGGTAAATTGGTCGTATCCGGACGCTATGCGTATTCTAACTACGAGATTGCGAATGATGCTTCTAATGCGGCATTTTACTTGAACATTATTGACTATTTAGCAGATTACTCCCGTGTTACACCAATCAGTAGCTTAAAAGCATCACTAGCTAACCGTACAATCTCAGAAGGGGATTTAGTATCTGTTGAGGGCATTTTGTTAAGAGATACGGAGGAAACTTCTCACGATAACGAATGGCATGATGTGTATTTGAGCGATGGTACTGGAACTGTATCTATTCAAGGAAATGAATTGGCTAGCAAAGAGTATACAGCTGGCACGAAGCTGTCTGTCCACGGCAAAGTATCACTTGTCGATAATGAGCTTGTTGTAACATATGATAGCTTCGACTATGATGTATTGTACATTGGAGATGGATCTAAGTATCTGGATGAGTATTTAAACCCATCGAACCCGAACCCATCAAACCCCAACCCACCGTACCCATCAGGCTCTGGCAATAGCACTTCCACTCCGGAATCATCCGATCATGTTGTGGAGCTCATTGTTAATGGTGTGAAATTAGGACAATTGGCAACAGCAAGTGAAGGTAATATTGGAGATCAAGCCGCTACAATCATTTCGGTTGACAATGATAAAGTGATCGACATGCTGAAGGAAGAAGAGATTAGCGTATTGACGATCTCTGTTAACGAGACATCGGATGTCGTTGTAGGCGAATTTAATGGCAAGCTAATCAATGAATTGATGAATAAGGATGTCATCATTGAATTGAAGACCGACCTAGCGACCTATAGAATTCCTGCTTCTCAAATTAAATTGGATAGCCTTGCCCTTCTAGGCAGTAATGTGAATCTCGAAGATATAACGATTCATATTCAAATTGGAGCATCAACTGATTCAATCAATCGCATTGTTACAGAAGCTGCAGTAAGCAATGGCTATTCAGTCGTTGGTCTGCCTGTTGATTTTGAAATTACAATTGAGTATGGCAACCAAAGAGTAAATATGAATCAATTCGACAGCTATGTGGCACGTTCCATTGCTATTCCAAATGGTGTCGATGCTTCCCAAATCACGACAGCTGTTGTCCTTCATGCAGATGGTTCGTTATCTCATATACCAACGAGAATTGTAACGATCGATGGGACACACTTTGCTGTAATCAACAGCTTGACTAATAGCACATACGCTCTTGTATCTAACTCTAAGACATTTTCTGATGTAGAAAACCATTGGAGTGCGAAGGATGTAAGTGACATGGCTTCAAGATTGATTATTCAAGGCGTAAACGACCATGAATTCCAACCTAACAAAGCCATTACACGTGCAGAGTTCGTGTCCATTATTGTCAGAGCGCTTGGCATGAAATCGAAGGCGAATGTAGAAGCTCCTAAGGATGTTCGAGCATCAGATTGGTTTGCTGATACAGTAACGACTGCAATATCCTACGATCTTGTAAACGGATATGGGGATGGAACTTTCCATCCTAATCAGAAGATTACAAGAAATGAAGCTGCAGTCATTGTGGCGCGTGCTCTAACGATAGTGAATTTGGACACCCAATTATCTGCTAACGAAGTTACTCAATATTTAAGCTCCTATAAAGATGCTTCAACGGTTGCTACTTGGGCGGATAAAGAGGTTGCCGCTGCAATCAAATACAATATTTTGCAAGGAAACAACGGAAAGCTATTAGCGGGTGACGATGTTTCACGTGCTGAAACAGCTGCGATGGTGAGAAGACTGTTGCAAAAGGCTGAATTTATCAATTCGTAA
- a CDS encoding DUF1349 domain-containing protein yields the protein MNLFKKWLNESQIAEKDNLIQISAPANTDFFINPENGQIKNNAPFLYADIQGDFVLSAKVRHDFISKFDGAALFIMDSDDRWAKLCYEYTDFNTYAVVSVVTNGVSDDANGINLTDKSVWLQIGRKGDAFAMHYSTDGSHYQMVRVFNLKVSDTLKVGIVSQSPTGKGLVSDFSDLQINKVTMKDIRAGK from the coding sequence ATGAATCTATTCAAAAAGTGGTTGAATGAATCACAGATCGCTGAAAAGGATAACTTAATTCAAATCTCAGCACCAGCGAATACGGACTTTTTCATTAATCCGGAAAATGGGCAGATAAAGAACAATGCCCCTTTTTTATATGCGGATATACAAGGTGATTTTGTTCTAAGCGCCAAAGTAAGGCATGATTTCATCTCGAAATTTGATGGGGCCGCACTTTTTATTATGGATAGTGATGATCGCTGGGCGAAGCTTTGCTATGAATATACGGATTTTAATACATATGCTGTAGTCAGTGTAGTAACAAACGGAGTATCTGACGATGCAAACGGCATAAACCTAACTGATAAAAGCGTCTGGCTTCAGATAGGTCGGAAGGGCGATGCATTCGCGATGCATTACTCCACAGATGGGTCTCATTATCAGATGGTAAGGGTTTTTAATCTGAAGGTTTCGGATACGCTAAAAGTAGGAATTGTATCTCAATCGCCAACCGGTAAAGGTCTGGTCAGTGATTTTTCCGATCTTCAGATTAATAAAGTAACTATGAAAGATATTAGAGCAGGTAAATAA